Proteins from a genomic interval of Streptomyces sp. Tu6071:
- a CDS encoding diaminopimelate decarboxylase has translation MEHDSLARRHAALREAARAGLVGPDAPVAGFVDVTGVREAARELRAAFAGPAPVLHTFAVKAASLVPVLELLNEEGVGCEVASPGELELARAAGVPASRIVLDSPAKTVAELRDALAHGIAVNADNPQELARIDALLAEGPTDSPLGVRVNPQVGTGSIGAMSTATATSKFGVALRDPGAEDWLVRQYVERPWLTRLHTHTGSQGVALELMAESVRIVYGLAERINREVGRQQVDTIDIGGGLPVNFEGEEITPRFAAYAKLLRETVPGLFDGRYTIVTEFGRSLLAKQGFVAALVEYTKTSGGRRIAVTHAGAQVATRTVFVPDSWPLRVAAFASDGTLKESPDLVQDVAGPCCFAGDLVARARTLPELSPGDLIALWDTGAYYFSTHFAYNSLPRPAVHGFWTDDEGRTRFATIRRGQSLAELLAESGAAESGALKGAGEPPLVRR, from the coding sequence ATGGAACACGACTCCCTGGCCCGCAGGCACGCGGCGCTGCGCGAGGCCGCGCGCGCCGGGCTCGTCGGCCCGGACGCCCCGGTGGCGGGCTTCGTGGACGTGACGGGGGTGCGCGAGGCGGCGCGCGAGCTGCGCGCCGCCTTCGCCGGGCCCGCGCCCGTCCTGCACACGTTCGCCGTGAAGGCGGCCTCGCTCGTGCCGGTCCTGGAGCTGCTGAACGAGGAGGGCGTGGGCTGCGAGGTGGCGAGTCCGGGCGAGCTGGAACTCGCCCGCGCGGCCGGGGTCCCCGCCTCCCGCATCGTCCTCGACTCGCCCGCCAAGACGGTCGCCGAGCTGCGCGACGCGCTCGCGCACGGCATCGCGGTGAACGCGGACAACCCGCAGGAGCTGGCCCGTATCGACGCGCTCCTCGCCGAGGGCCCGACCGACTCGCCACTCGGCGTGCGCGTCAACCCGCAGGTCGGTACGGGCTCGATCGGGGCCATGTCGACGGCCACGGCGACGTCGAAGTTCGGCGTGGCGCTGCGCGACCCGGGCGCGGAGGACTGGCTCGTACGGCAGTACGTGGAGCGCCCCTGGCTCACGCGCCTGCACACGCACACGGGCTCGCAGGGCGTCGCCCTGGAGCTGATGGCCGAGTCGGTGCGGATCGTGTACGGGCTCGCCGAGCGCATCAACCGCGAGGTGGGCAGGCAGCAGGTCGACACGATCGACATCGGCGGCGGCCTCCCCGTCAACTTCGAGGGCGAGGAGATCACCCCGCGCTTCGCCGCCTACGCGAAGCTCCTGCGCGAGACGGTCCCCGGCCTCTTCGACGGCCGCTACACGATCGTCACGGAGTTCGGCCGCTCGCTGCTCGCGAAACAGGGCTTCGTCGCGGCGCTCGTCGAGTACACGAAGACGTCGGGCGGGCGCCGCATCGCGGTGACGCACGCGGGCGCGCAGGTCGCGACCCGTACCGTCTTCGTCCCGGACTCCTGGCCGCTGCGCGTCGCGGCCTTCGCCTCCGACGGCACGCTGAAGGAGTCCCCCGACCTGGTCCAGGACGTCGCGGGCCCCTGCTGCTTCGCGGGCGACCTCGTGGCCCGCGCCCGCACCCTCCCCGAGCTGTCCCCCGGCGACCTGATCGCCCTGTGGGACACGGGCGCCTACTACTTCTCCACGCACTTCGCCTACAACAGCCTCCCGCGCCCGGCGGTCCACGGCTTCTGGACCGACGACGAGGGCCGCACGCGCTTCGCGACGATCCGCCGGGGCCAGTCCCTGGCGGAGCTGCTCGCGGAGAGCGGCGCGGCGGAGTCGGGAGCGCTGAAGGGCGCGGGCGAACCGCCGCTCGTACGCCGCTGA
- a CDS encoding SMI1/KNR4 family protein → MLTISEIASVAGKAPDSVVGLTGTEIESLRELWGVQRLPERYEQFLSLMGRSAGRILRGTDAFFPRVLDMRRASDEFFASNVGGMDLPQGAVVFAIRQGYQVYWMEVMGSQDPPVSLYMEGEPAPMMRWSSFTEFLNAEYSNAYPGF, encoded by the coding sequence GTGCTCACCATCTCTGAGATCGCTTCGGTCGCCGGAAAGGCTCCTGATTCCGTTGTGGGGCTGACCGGCACGGAAATTGAAAGTCTTCGTGAGCTGTGGGGCGTTCAGAGGCTTCCGGAGCGATACGAGCAGTTTCTGTCCCTGATGGGGCGCAGTGCTGGTCGGATATTGCGTGGGACTGACGCTTTCTTCCCCAGGGTCCTTGATATGCGGCGGGCTTCTGATGAATTCTTCGCCAGTAATGTCGGAGGAATGGATCTGCCTCAAGGTGCTGTTGTGTTCGCCATCCGTCAGGGGTATCAGGTCTATTGGATGGAGGTGATGGGGTCGCAGGATCCTCCTGTCTCCCTCTATATGGAAGGTGAGCCTGCTCCAATGATGCGGTGGAGCTCTTTCACGGAGTTCCTGAACGCTGAATACTCGAACGCCTATCCAGGTTTTTGA
- a CDS encoding deaminase domain-containing protein, with protein sequence MRRGRRCSLRRETRPYDSETHIFETLTQRLAPGAKGKIDMYSERPVCDSCSGLIDQFRQKFPGVRINISTGEG encoded by the coding sequence ATTAGGCGGGGACGGCGATGCAGCCTTCGGAGGGAAACTCGCCCTTATGACTCGGAGACTCATATCTTTGAAACTTTGACGCAGCGCCTTGCTCCTGGCGCTAAAGGGAAGATAGATATGTATTCGGAGCGCCCGGTCTGCGATAGTTGTAGTGGGCTGATCGATCAGTTTAGGCAGAAGTTTCCTGGCGTTCGGATCAATATTTCGACGGGAGAGGGCTAG
- a CDS encoding amino acid permease: MQQGSPRATASPGTTPPSPSAPSSVVAEDGYAPGLRRRQVQMIAVGGAIGTGLFLGAGERLHKAGPSLVVVFAVTGLFAFFIARAMGELVMHRPSSGSFVSYSRELLGGEKAAYLAGWIYFLHWICSGIAEITAVAVYLHYWSAFRDIPQWTLALVALLVVLGANMISVRWFGEFEFWFSVIKVAAIVAFLAIGCWLLASRHPIQGEAGGPRLITDHGGMLPHGFVAAIVITQGVVFSYAAIEMVGITAGETHDPRKVIPKAINSVSWRIVVFYVCSVLLLVLLLPWTAYSGAESPFVTLMSKVGIPGADGIMNFVVLTAALSSCNSGLYSTGRTLRSMGLAGSAPRFTTKMNRRHVPFGGILLTASCYLAGIVLNYLVPDRAFSIVLNFSAITMIGTWAMIMLCQLALRHRVRTGRAPDPGFRLPGAPFTSYLTLAFLLLVVVLMACDGDIGTWTVACTPLIALALCAGWYAVRSRVNTLAGNRKSAGIPDQRDATEG, translated from the coding sequence ATGCAACAAGGAAGCCCCCGAGCGACCGCGTCCCCCGGCACCACCCCGCCCTCCCCGTCCGCCCCGTCCTCCGTCGTCGCCGAGGACGGCTACGCGCCGGGGCTGCGCCGCCGCCAGGTGCAGATGATCGCCGTGGGCGGCGCGATCGGCACGGGACTCTTCCTCGGCGCGGGCGAACGCCTGCACAAGGCCGGCCCGTCCCTCGTCGTCGTCTTCGCCGTGACCGGCCTCTTCGCGTTCTTCATCGCGCGGGCGATGGGCGAGCTGGTCATGCACCGGCCCAGCTCGGGGTCCTTCGTCTCGTACTCGCGCGAACTGCTCGGCGGCGAGAAGGCGGCGTACCTGGCGGGCTGGATCTACTTCCTGCACTGGATCTGCTCGGGCATCGCGGAGATCACGGCGGTCGCCGTCTACCTCCACTACTGGAGCGCCTTCCGCGACATCCCGCAGTGGACGCTCGCCCTGGTCGCGCTCCTGGTCGTCCTGGGCGCGAACATGATCTCGGTGCGGTGGTTCGGGGAGTTCGAGTTCTGGTTCTCGGTGATCAAGGTCGCGGCGATCGTCGCGTTCCTCGCGATCGGCTGCTGGCTGCTCGCGAGCCGCCACCCGATCCAGGGCGAGGCCGGGGGCCCGCGACTCATCACGGACCACGGCGGGATGCTGCCGCACGGTTTCGTCGCGGCGATCGTCATCACGCAGGGCGTCGTCTTCTCGTACGCGGCGATCGAGATGGTCGGGATCACGGCGGGCGAGACGCACGACCCGCGCAAGGTCATCCCGAAGGCGATCAACTCCGTGTCCTGGCGGATCGTGGTCTTCTACGTGTGCTCGGTGCTCCTCCTGGTCCTGCTCCTGCCGTGGACGGCGTACAGCGGCGCGGAGTCGCCGTTCGTGACGCTCATGAGCAAGGTGGGCATCCCGGGAGCGGACGGCATCATGAACTTCGTCGTCCTGACGGCGGCGCTGTCCTCGTGCAACTCGGGCCTGTACTCGACGGGCCGCACCCTGCGCTCGATGGGCCTCGCGGGCTCGGCCCCGCGCTTCACGACGAAGATGAACCGCCGCCACGTCCCCTTCGGCGGCATCCTCCTCACGGCCTCGTGCTACCTGGCGGGAATCGTCCTCAACTACCTGGTCCCCGACCGCGCCTTCTCGATCGTCCTGAACTTCTCGGCGATCACGATGATCGGCACGTGGGCCATGATCATGCTCTGCCAACTGGCCCTCCGCCACCGCGTCCGCACCGGCCGCGCCCCGGACCCCGGCTTCCGCCTCCCCGGCGCCCCCTTCACCTCCTACCTGACCCTGGCCTTCCTCCTCCTGGTGGTCGTCCTGATGGCCTGCGACGGAGACATAGGCACCTGGACAGTGGCCTGCACCCCACTGATCGCCCTGGCCCTGTGCGCCGGCTGGTACGCGGTCCGCAGCCGGGTCAACACATTGGCGGGGAACCGGAAGTCAGCGGGAATCCCGGACCAGCGGGACGCCACCGAGGGCTGA